The genomic window GCACAAAAGGCTGGACTGCTCGTAGGCGGTCCAGTCTTTGACTCGATTTTTTTTATTATTCTAGCTCTTATTAGTATAACACACAATCCTTTGTTACAGCTAAAAAGAGAAACTTAATAAATGAAAAAACGATTAAATTTATAATCCAAAACTAATGAAATCATTGGTTTTGCTGAATAGTGAAATAACGCACATGTAAGCTTTTACATATGATACAACCTTGTTATCTGTTATATTTTATAACCAAATAGCGTGACAGAGAGCTTTATACATGTTAGCATAGGCATGGGAAAAACAAATCAATGGAAGGATTGATACAAATGGTTGCAAATACAGAAAAAAAAGATCATCAAAAAGTTATTCTTGTCGGAGACGGTGCTGTAGGTTCTAGCTATGCTTTCGCTTTAGTGACACAAAACATCGCTCAAGAAGTAGGGATCATTGATATAAATACTGCAAAAACTGAAGGAGATGCCATTGACTTATCACATGCTTTAGCATTTACTTCACCTAAAAAAATCTATTCTGCATCTTATGCAGATGCACATGATGCAGATTTAGTCGTTATTACAGCTGGTGCACCACAAAAACCAGGTGAAACACGTTTAGATCTAGTAAATAAAAACTTAAAAATCAACCGCGAAGTTGTTACACAGATCGTTGACTCAGGTTTTAACGGTATCTTCTTAGTCGCTGCTAACCCAGTTGATATTTTAACTTACTCTACTTGGAAATTCTCAGGTTTCCCTAAAGAGCGCGTAATCGGTTCAGGAACTTCACTTGACTCTGCTCGTTTCCGTCAAGCACTTGCTGAATTAGTTGATGTGGATGCACGTAACGTCCATGCGTATATTTTAGGTGAACATGGTGATTCTGAATTCCCAGTATGGTCACATGCCAACGTTGCTGGTCTACAAATCTATGAATGGGTTAAAAATAATCCAGACGTTGATGAAGAAGCAATGGTTAACTTATTCTTTGGTGTACGTGATGCTGCGTATACGATCATCGAGAAAAAAGGCGCAACATTCTACGGTATCGCTGTTGCATTAGCACGTATCACTCGCGCAATCTTAGATGATGAAAATGCCGTTCTTCCATTATCTGTTTACATGAATGGCGAATACGGTCTAAACGATATCTATATCGGCGCACCAGCAGTTATCAACCGTCAAGGTATCCAAAAAGTTATCGAAATTCCATTAAGCGATAGTGAACAAGATCGTATGGCTGCGTCAGCAAAACAATTAAAAGACATCTTAGATGAAGCTTTTGCTGCATTAGACGCAGAATAATCCAAAATAATTTGAACGTCCGTTGACTCGTAAAACCGAATAAACGACGTTTTAACAACTGACCTTCGCAGGAGATCCTGAAAATTGACCTTCCATTTTCTAGGATCTCCTGTTTTTTTTATACGATTTTCCATAGCAAAATCACGTCTAACTAACGTTATTTTTCCGTGCAGTATGTTAATTTTTGTATAAAGAGGGACATCATTTCGTCTTTTACTGTAAATTATGCTATGATAGAGTCGTTACACCCTATAACTATTATTATTAAGGAGTTGCAGATATGACAAGATCTTCTCATCGAAAAAAATCAATGCGTATTGGTTTGCTTTCTGTTCTCGGTGTGATTCTAGTATTAATCGGCTTTTACACCTATCGTAGTACATATTACACGAATCGTTTCCTTCCTAAAACGGAAGTCAATTCGATCAATGTAAGTAATTTGACCATCACTCAAGCAAATGACAAGCTCAGAGATGCTTATTCAAACAAAACCATTTCCATCAAAGAA from Enterococcus sp. DIV1094 includes these protein-coding regions:
- a CDS encoding L-lactate dehydrogenase, whose product is MVANTEKKDHQKVILVGDGAVGSSYAFALVTQNIAQEVGIIDINTAKTEGDAIDLSHALAFTSPKKIYSASYADAHDADLVVITAGAPQKPGETRLDLVNKNLKINREVVTQIVDSGFNGIFLVAANPVDILTYSTWKFSGFPKERVIGSGTSLDSARFRQALAELVDVDARNVHAYILGEHGDSEFPVWSHANVAGLQIYEWVKNNPDVDEEAMVNLFFGVRDAAYTIIEKKGATFYGIAVALARITRAILDDENAVLPLSVYMNGEYGLNDIYIGAPAVINRQGIQKVIEIPLSDSEQDRMAASAKQLKDILDEAFAALDAE